A single Mangrovimonas sp. YM274 DNA region contains:
- the xylA gene encoding xylose isomerase — MSTNSQQAYFKGIDTIKYEGRESDNPLAFKWYDANRIVAGKPLKDHLRFAMAYWHTLCDKGGDPFGKETTVFAWDKSEDAVQRAKDKMDAGFEFMSKMGIPFYCFHDVDLVDEAPTLAEFEKRVQAMVEYAKQKQKDTGIELLWGTSNLFGNPRYMNGASTNPNFDVVAYAGAQVKIAMDATIALDGQNYVFWGGREGYMSLLNTDMKREQEHMARFLTMCRDYGRSQGFKGNFLIEPKPMEPSKHQYDYDAATCVGFMRQYGLDKDFKLNIEVNHATLAGHTFEHELQVAVDAGLLGSVDANRGDYQNGWDTDQFPIDIYETTQAMLVILEGGGIQGGGINFDAKVRRNSTDLEDRFIAHISGMDVFARGLICAEHVLKNTNYKKLRTERYQSFDSGNGAKFENGELTLEELSKIGRANGEPQQISGKQELFEQIIANAY; from the coding sequence ATGAGTACAAATAGCCAACAGGCTTACTTTAAAGGAATCGATACTATTAAGTATGAAGGAAGAGAGAGCGATAATCCGCTAGCTTTTAAATGGTATGATGCAAACAGAATTGTAGCAGGGAAGCCACTTAAGGACCATTTGCGTTTTGCTATGGCATATTGGCATACACTATGTGATAAAGGAGGGGATCCTTTTGGTAAGGAAACAACAGTTTTTGCTTGGGATAAAAGCGAAGATGCTGTACAACGAGCAAAAGATAAGATGGATGCCGGTTTTGAGTTTATGTCAAAAATGGGAATTCCATTTTACTGTTTTCATGATGTGGATTTGGTAGATGAAGCACCAACCTTGGCTGAATTTGAAAAAAGAGTTCAAGCTATGGTGGAGTATGCTAAGCAAAAACAAAAAGACACCGGAATTGAATTGCTTTGGGGAACCTCAAACTTGTTTGGAAATCCAAGGTATATGAATGGAGCGTCTACGAACCCTAACTTTGATGTAGTAGCCTATGCGGGAGCTCAGGTTAAAATAGCTATGGATGCTACTATTGCTCTAGATGGACAAAACTATGTGTTCTGGGGAGGCCGTGAAGGATATATGAGCTTGCTAAATACCGATATGAAGCGTGAGCAAGAGCATATGGCGCGTTTTTTAACCATGTGTAGAGACTATGGGCGCAGTCAAGGTTTTAAAGGTAACTTCTTAATCGAACCGAAACCAATGGAGCCATCAAAACATCAGTATGATTATGATGCAGCTACTTGTGTTGGCTTTATGAGACAATACGGTCTTGATAAAGATTTTAAATTAAATATAGAGGTGAACCATGCAACATTGGCGGGACACACCTTCGAGCACGAATTACAGGTAGCTGTAGATGCCGGGTTGCTTGGAAGTGTTGATGCTAACCGTGGAGATTATCAAAACGGTTGGGATACAGATCAATTCCCAATTGATATATATGAGACTACCCAAGCCATGCTTGTGATCCTTGAAGGAGGCGGTATTCAAGGCGGGGGTATAAACTTTGATGCCAAAGTAAGAAGAAATTCAACAGACCTTGAAGATAGATTTATAGCTCATATCTCGGGTATGGATGTATTTGCAAGAGGTTTGATATGTGCAGAGCATGTTTTAAAGAATACTAATTATAAAAAGTTAAGAACAGAACGTTACCAATCATTTGACTCAGGTAATGGCGCTAAGTTTGAAAATGGTGAATTGACCTTGGAAGAGCTAAGCAAAATTGGGAGAGCAAATGGGGAACCACAGCAAATAAGCGGAAAGCAAGAATTGTTTGAACAAATCATTGCAAACGCTTACTAA
- a CDS encoding TonB-dependent receptor — MRSKFYDSSGVWAILVAILLCAFSTQPMFAQSEITVSGTVSDVADGMPIPGASIIVKGNETKGTSTDFDGNYSLKVSPNAVLIVSYVGYKTQEVSVQNRTAINIQLETNVEELSEVVVVGYGVQKKELTTGANLQVDGEALQKQSTTNALQAMQGQAAGVQITSTSGQPGESLNVVIRGLGSAGSNSPLYIVDGVQTGDISYLNNADIESISILKDAASAAIYGSQAANGVVLVTTKKGKVGKAQITFDQFYGVQTLAKKIDMLNATEYMTMINEARINSGMARQFSDVDIANAGNGTDWMDEMFETAPTENYTLGVSGGSEMSTYSSSLSYLNQAGIVGGADYSYYERYNFRFNSEHKLYGDRVKFGENFSYAWINNNGIGVGNQYNNALRGAFQTNPLFPMYDANGEFFNSTGYSEPWLQGVSNPYAQMVYSNQNENDTQKLVGNVYFDFELAKNLNFRTNLGIDYYASQGHSFSPIYELSIYAFSNLRSVSQNMSKGKSMIWTNLLTYDFDLGENHHFETMLGSEAFKYDGHFMSGSNVDLLYDDLNHAWLSNATNADGTQISLSGGPAAIAKRMSYFGRLNYNYKGKYLLNATFRADGSSQFADGNRWGYFPSVSAGWVISKEDFMADGDSFMNYFKLRGSWGQVGNQNVGNFQFLGLVRTNNTNYSLGDEEGVLTPGAYPYRLPNENLQWETAEELDFGFDARFFDSKLTLAFDWYRKEQKDWLVLAPIPATTGADAPYINGGSVVNTGVEAVIGYNNHVNEDFSYNISFNGAYNKNEVGEIPTEDGIIHGLNNQLWDNSQEFYRAEDGHPLGYFWGYETAGVFQTEAEINDYVNADGNLLLPDAQPGDLIYVDTNGDGVVNGDDRTEIGDPNPDFTYGFSLGFNYKAFDFSMQANGVAGNQIVQSYRNTAANQNWTGAILDRWHGPGSSNSLPRLTVDNRNYNQFSDIFVHDGDFLRISTMTLGYDIARGAKKKNFFAEQFRLYFSVLNLYTFTNYDGMDPEVGFGISDSNYNFSSGVDVGYYPRPRTYMLGLNVKF; from the coding sequence ATGAGAAGTAAATTTTATGACTCTTCTGGAGTGTGGGCCATTTTGGTGGCAATTTTACTTTGTGCATTCAGTACACAACCAATGTTTGCGCAAAGTGAAATCACTGTGTCCGGAACAGTATCAGATGTCGCCGATGGAATGCCAATTCCCGGAGCCTCTATTATTGTAAAGGGTAACGAGACAAAAGGAACCTCCACAGATTTCGACGGAAATTACTCGCTTAAGGTGTCGCCAAATGCGGTATTGATAGTGAGTTATGTTGGATACAAAACCCAGGAGGTAAGTGTTCAAAACAGAACCGCAATTAACATTCAATTGGAAACTAATGTTGAAGAATTGAGTGAAGTAGTAGTGGTGGGGTACGGTGTTCAAAAGAAAGAATTGACCACAGGTGCCAACCTTCAAGTTGATGGGGAAGCCCTTCAAAAGCAAAGTACGACCAACGCACTTCAAGCTATGCAAGGACAAGCGGCAGGGGTGCAGATTACCTCTACATCTGGACAGCCGGGGGAATCCTTGAATGTGGTTATCCGTGGTCTAGGATCTGCTGGTAGCAATTCGCCTTTATATATTGTAGATGGTGTGCAAACCGGAGATATTTCGTATCTTAACAATGCTGATATTGAGAGCATTTCTATCTTGAAAGATGCGGCTTCAGCAGCTATCTATGGGTCTCAAGCTGCAAACGGGGTAGTATTGGTAACCACTAAAAAAGGTAAGGTTGGTAAAGCACAAATTACTTTCGACCAATTTTATGGTGTACAGACCCTAGCCAAAAAGATAGACATGTTAAATGCTACGGAGTATATGACTATGATTAATGAAGCTAGAATTAATTCTGGAATGGCAAGACAGTTTTCTGACGTTGATATTGCGAATGCGGGGAACGGGACTGATTGGATGGACGAAATGTTTGAGACTGCGCCAACCGAAAACTATACCTTAGGTGTTTCGGGAGGATCTGAAATGTCTACCTATTCATCGTCTTTGTCTTATTTGAACCAAGCTGGTATCGTTGGTGGTGCAGATTACTCGTACTACGAGCGTTACAATTTTAGATTTAATTCTGAGCACAAATTGTACGGTGATAGGGTGAAGTTTGGAGAAAACTTCAGCTACGCTTGGATCAATAACAATGGTATTGGGGTAGGAAACCAATATAATAATGCTTTAAGAGGTGCTTTCCAAACCAACCCATTGTTCCCAATGTATGATGCCAATGGAGAATTTTTTAATTCAACTGGGTATAGTGAGCCTTGGTTGCAAGGGGTGTCCAATCCATATGCACAAATGGTATATTCCAATCAAAATGAAAATGATACTCAAAAGTTAGTGGGTAATGTGTATTTTGATTTTGAATTAGCTAAAAACTTAAATTTTAGAACCAATTTGGGTATCGATTACTACGCTAGTCAAGGACATAGCTTTTCTCCAATTTATGAATTGTCTATATATGCCTTTAGTAATTTAAGAAGTGTGAGCCAAAACATGAGCAAAGGTAAAAGCATGATATGGACTAATTTGTTGACTTATGATTTTGATTTGGGAGAGAACCACCATTTCGAGACCATGTTGGGATCAGAAGCCTTCAAATATGATGGTCATTTTATGTCAGGGTCGAATGTGGATTTATTATATGACGATTTAAATCATGCATGGTTGAGCAATGCCACCAATGCCGATGGAACACAGATTTCTCTATCTGGAGGGCCGGCAGCCATTGCGAAGAGAATGTCTTATTTTGGACGTTTGAATTATAACTATAAAGGGAAGTATTTGTTGAATGCTACCTTTAGAGCCGATGGATCTTCACAATTCGCAGACGGAAACCGTTGGGGTTATTTTCCTTCTGTATCAGCAGGTTGGGTAATCTCCAAAGAAGACTTTATGGCGGATGGCGATTCTTTCATGAATTATTTCAAGCTTAGAGGAAGTTGGGGGCAAGTTGGTAATCAAAATGTAGGGAATTTCCAGTTCTTAGGATTGGTTAGAACAAACAACACCAACTATAGTTTGGGTGACGAAGAAGGTGTGTTAACGCCAGGAGCATATCCATATAGGTTGCCTAATGAAAATCTGCAGTGGGAAACCGCTGAAGAGTTGGATTTTGGGTTTGATGCCAGATTCTTTGATTCTAAGTTAACGCTTGCTTTTGATTGGTACCGCAAAGAACAAAAGGATTGGTTGGTATTAGCGCCAATTCCAGCAACTACTGGGGCAGATGCACCTTATATAAACGGAGGTAGTGTTGTAAACACAGGGGTTGAAGCTGTGATAGGTTACAATAATCATGTGAATGAAGATTTTAGCTATAACATCAGTTTCAATGGCGCTTATAATAAAAATGAAGTTGGGGAAATTCCAACGGAAGATGGTATTATACACGGTTTGAACAATCAGTTATGGGACAACTCTCAAGAATTTTACAGAGCCGAAGATGGACATCCTCTTGGATATTTTTGGGGGTATGAAACGGCTGGCGTATTCCAAACCGAAGCTGAGATCAATGACTATGTAAATGCTGATGGAAATCTATTGTTGCCAGATGCACAGCCAGGAGATTTAATTTATGTAGATACCAATGGAGACGGAGTGGTTAATGGTGATGACAGAACTGAAATAGGAGATCCAAATCCAGATTTTACCTATGGATTCTCTTTAGGGTTTAACTATAAAGCCTTCGATTTCTCAATGCAGGCCAATGGAGTTGCAGGGAACCAAATTGTACAGTCTTATAGAAATACAGCAGCCAACCAAAACTGGACAGGAGCTATCTTGGATCGTTGGCATGGGCCAGGGTCTTCAAATTCCTTGCCTAGACTAACCGTAGATAACAGAAACTACAACCAGTTCTCTGATATTTTTGTTCACGATGGCGATTTCTTAAGAATTAGCACTATGACTTTAGGGTATGATATCGCAAGAGGTGCCAAAAAGAAAAATTTCTTTGCAGAACAATTCCGTTTATACTTCTCTGTATTGAACCTTTATACGTTTACAAACTATGATGGTATGGATCCAGAGGTAGGATTTGGAATTTCTGATAGCAATTACAACTTCTCATCAGGAGTAGACGTAGGGTATTATCCTAGACCTAGAACTTATATGCTAGGGTTAAACGTTAAATTTTAA
- a CDS encoding FGGY-family carbohydrate kinase — translation MYFLGIDLGSSSIKMSVFDGDKGAVLKTISVPDFETDIVAPRLGWAEQDPNLWWEYIKGGISQFKNKYSIDVKQIGAVGIAYQMHGLVLTDEKLNPVRPSIIWCDGRAAEIGRQYYESIGVEVCQEQILGSPGNFTASKLKWVQEHEPEVFAKASYMMLPGDFIAAKFTGVPQISTSGLSEGALWNFKENRLATEILDGMGLPVSKIPEIVPTFGDHATIDAGVAADLGLNPKVKITYRAGDQPNNAMSLNVLNPGEIATTAGTSAVVYAVSDKNHIDQQNRVNTFLHVNNTERQKRNGVLLCINGSGILYQWLRKMMSLGSDELVSYELLNSAAAKAEVGSKGLRFYPFGNGVERIFDNKEVNSGIENLNFNIHSSNYLVRAACEGIVFAMNYGFDVMKSIGVSGNIVRASKGNLFLSPVFREIFVNTTKTSLELYNNSGSEGAARGAAYGFGFYNSLEEAFGNLECIERLEPNKELTAQYQDVYFNWKEQIKLQEI, via the coding sequence ATGTACTTTTTAGGAATAGATTTAGGTAGTTCTTCAATTAAAATGTCCGTATTCGATGGGGATAAGGGAGCGGTGTTGAAGACAATTTCTGTGCCTGACTTCGAAACCGATATCGTTGCGCCGCGATTAGGTTGGGCAGAACAAGATCCCAATCTTTGGTGGGAGTATATCAAAGGCGGCATTTCGCAATTTAAAAACAAATATTCTATAGATGTTAAGCAAATCGGTGCGGTGGGGATTGCCTATCAAATGCACGGGTTGGTGCTTACGGATGAGAAATTGAATCCGGTAAGACCGTCCATTATTTGGTGTGATGGAAGAGCTGCTGAGATAGGTCGTCAATATTATGAGTCTATTGGTGTGGAGGTTTGTCAGGAACAGATTTTGGGTTCTCCGGGCAATTTTACGGCTTCCAAGCTTAAATGGGTTCAGGAGCATGAGCCGGAAGTGTTTGCGAAGGCATCCTATATGATGCTTCCTGGAGATTTTATTGCCGCCAAATTTACAGGCGTGCCTCAAATAAGTACTTCAGGACTGTCTGAGGGGGCTCTGTGGAACTTTAAGGAAAATAGATTGGCGACTGAGATTTTGGATGGTATGGGCTTGCCTGTAAGTAAAATTCCGGAAATAGTGCCAACATTTGGCGATCATGCAACGATTGATGCTGGTGTGGCTGCCGATTTGGGATTGAATCCTAAAGTGAAAATTACTTATCGCGCAGGAGACCAGCCAAATAATGCCATGTCCTTGAATGTGTTGAATCCTGGTGAAATTGCGACTACTGCAGGGACTTCTGCCGTAGTGTATGCTGTATCAGATAAAAATCATATTGACCAACAAAATAGAGTCAATACGTTTCTTCATGTCAATAATACGGAGCGTCAAAAACGCAATGGCGTCCTGTTGTGTATTAATGGTTCAGGGATTTTATATCAGTGGTTGAGGAAAATGATGTCCTTGGGAAGTGATGAATTAGTTTCTTATGAACTTTTGAATAGTGCTGCGGCCAAAGCAGAAGTGGGGAGTAAGGGATTGAGGTTTTATCCTTTTGGCAATGGGGTTGAGCGCATTTTTGACAACAAGGAGGTGAACTCCGGAATTGAAAACTTGAACTTTAATATTCATAGTTCAAATTATTTGGTGAGAGCAGCCTGCGAGGGAATTGTATTTGCTATGAATTATGGTTTTGATGTCATGAAATCCATAGGGGTTTCTGGAAATATAGTAAGGGCTTCCAAAGGTAATTTATTCTTAAGTCCTGTTTTTAGAGAAATTTTTGTGAACACCACCAAAACTTCATTAGAGCTTTATAACAATTCAGGGTCGGAAGGAGCTGCAAGAGGTGCGGCCTATGGCTTTGGTTTTTATAATTCTTTAGAAGAAGCGTTTGGTAATCTTGAGTGTATTGAGCGGTTGGAACCTAATAAGGAGCTTACGGCGCAGTACCAAGACGTATATTTTAACTGGAAAGAACAAATTAAACTTCAAGAAATTTAA